Below is a genomic region from Henckelia pumila isolate YLH828 chromosome 3, ASM3356847v2, whole genome shotgun sequence.
GATCTCTCTTTTTATGGCACTGAATTACCTctaatttaattctcaaataaagcTTAAGTTGGATTTCTGGTTGTAGAAAATATTGCGAACTTGACTGTTATTACACCTCGCATATttcccaaaatacaagaagTCCTTCCAATTATCAGAAATTCATTAAATAGTCATTTATTGTAGAATCAATCGTCTTTAATATTGCTTTCAAAAAGTGCTTAAAATCCGTTGAGACCTATTCTTTTGAATCTTTTCATCTCAAATATATAAGGCTGAAAgaaattttattccttgatatttCGGCCCTAAATAAATTGaatattataagatttttcTTTCTAGACAAGTTACAATAATTGGCAAATATTATGCATATATCTCGAATatcttatgatatatatttGCTATGCTTAAATCTTGTCTTGATAAAGTAGTTATTAGATATAATAttattcgatattatcaagatttgatagagttttattcctactaaaacgtgtttccttattcatgtaggactctatctaaggaaaccTTCAAGACGGATGCTAATCTATAAAAGGAGTTTTCACGCACAAGCTAAATAAGACTTCAGACATACAATTCTTTGCGCAATCTCTGAAGAAttccattgaagaatttgaagaattctgaagcaaggtttgcaaccatcgttgttgcttgttcccgtgttgccgttcgtgttgaagacatcagagacaacactgtggaaactgtgttgttgaagatcttttctgtctcttcaagttaggctacgggagttgcatccgaTTTCTTttatattatgtttatttaggatgcaagtttgatttctcgacttgttgagaaatttaggatttaatgacttttcgtaaaatcattaggattactttgtaagactgatcttacgtttactaatgatatttagccctaaggcacccgcacgagttttatactcgtgcaaaattatttacgctttaaattttcgctgcactgtgttgtctgtaGTCTTACAACACGAAGTACAACACTGCCTATTTTACATAACGaaccacgtacaccgtttctttcacgtggcatcagagccGCCACTTGACTTTACGAAGTGAGTTCCTGGTTTGTGTTACAGGTTAGTTATGGATACTCCATACACAAGTGCTATCCTTCCACCTATTTTGGATGGGACAAATTATGGCCCTCGAAAATTGAAGATGAGCATGTATATTCAATCCATTGAGTCCAGAGCATGGCAACGTGTTCTTGACGGTTGGACACCACCAATGAGAGATGATGATGTGCCTGGTCCAAAGCCAAGAGCACAATGGACATCCGATGAAAACACTGCGGCTATTTATAATGCCAAAGCTCTTAATGCAATGTTTTTTTCAGTTGACATGAATatgtttaatctaattggtactTGTATTTGTGCAAGAGATGCTTGGGAGAAACTACAAACCCACTGTGAAGGCTCGGCAAGTGTTAAGAAGACAAGGATGCGTctcataacttcaaaatttgagaaattaagAATGGAAGAATCAGAGACCATCATGAAATATAATGGAAGATTGAAGAGCCTTGAAAATGAAGCATCTGTTCTTGGTGATCCTATTTCGAACGAGAGACTTGTATCCAAAGTGCTTCGTTCTGTTCCCAAAAGATTTCACACCAAGGTTTGTGCTATAGATGAATCCaaagatacatctataatgAGTTTGGATGAGTTAATTAGTTCTCTTCGCACATATGAGATAGAGTTGAAAGCCAAAGATGACTcaaaaggtaagtctattgcctttcaagtatctaatgatgtttacaatgattttgctgaagttcaacaggaagtaaAAGAATATGATCTTGAAGAAAATTCAATTGCCTTGATGTCAAAGAAATTCATTGATTATCTCaaggtaatgaaagaaaagaaggatgTGAAATGTTCACAACCTTCGAAATTTCCTAAATTGCCTACTTCAGAGAAGCCTCAAAAGCCAGCTAATACTCGAGGACCTcgtcaaaggtatgaaggtaagAGTCAGTCCTcaagtaaaaattttgataatgttcaatgcagGGAATGTAAGGGATATGGACACTATGTATATGAGTGTGCCAATCGCCTTCGTAAAGGTATGAATGTTTCTCTAAGTgatgatgaatctgaagaagaATAGGAAAAGACTGAGCAGACAGATCTTATATCTTTTATTGCTTTGATGgaaagtaagaaaaattttcagattaatTCTCATGGTGTtggctccggtgttgcaacacttGGACGCAACACAGTTCAAAAATCTGTTTGTTTTGTTGCTTCTAACCTTGATAATTCCAGTGATCATGAAGAACAAGTAGCTGATGCTTATACTCTGGAAGGTATTCAAAAACTCTATGAAGAGTTGTACTGTGATTGGATCAAGAGGAATCAGTTGAACACAACCCTTACAAAAGAGAATACTGAATTGAAAGCTGTTGTGGCTAGATTGGAGTTTCTCATGAGTAAGAAAGATCTGGAATTAGAGTTGCTGAATTCGGAACTTGAAAGAGCGAAAACAACACTTGCTAAATTTAATTTCAGTTCAAGTAAACTTGAATCTCTTTTGACTATGGGTAAGAATGATAAGTTTGGTCTGGGTTTTAAATaaagtgtttttgaaactgGTGAATCTTTCAAAACACTagtgtttgtgaaggaaggtaGTGATTCCTTGAGCCATCCTTCAACCGCTTCTAAAGGTAAGAAACCCATAGTGGAGAAAACTGTTCCTATTCCAAAGTCAAAACAATGGAAGCGTCCttttgtttgtcattactgtctCAAATCTGGTCATATTAGGCCTTTCTGTCGTAAGCTTAAGAATGACTATATTTTGTAGGAATTTAAGCAGGTGTTGTCTCCCGTGTTGCCCAACATCAAGCGTAACACTGGCAGAAACGAACCCAAAGTGAAGAAAGTATGGGCACAAAAATCTGATGTTaaaagttttgttatttatacatCCTTAAAAGCTAACATTGCAGGTaattggtactttgatagtggaagctctCGGCATATGACAAgtttgaaagatcacctcaTAGACTACACTGAACATAATGGTGAAAGAGTGACCTATGGAGGTGGTGCAAAGGAAAGAATTGTTGGCAAATGAACACTCAATGTGGAAGGGTTTCCAAAGCTTCATAATATGTTGCATGTTGAAGGACTTAATgcgaatttaattttgattagtcaattgtgtgatgatgacttgcatgtacagtttgataagaatacttgtgaagtttttgataatacTAATAATTGTATTATGTCAGGGACAAGATCAGTTGATAATTGCCAACTTGGTGAGGAATTGACATGTAGACACTCAAAGGTTGATGAGTTTAGTCTATGGCACCAAAAGCTtggacatgtgaatttcaagactTTAAAGAATTGACTAAGTTTGAAGCTGTCAGAGGTCTTCCAAACCTGAAGTCTGGTGTTCCATATGTGTGGTGCATgtcaaaaaggtaagcaaacccgtgtttcgcaccccgtgttacaacacggtgtcttgaactttttcacatggatttgatgggtccAATAGAAGTTGAAAGCTATGGAGGTAAAAGGTACTCTTTAGTATATGTTGATAATTTTTCTCGTTTTACATGGGTGAGATTTattagagaaaaatcagacacttttgatatttttaagaagttgtttaccaagattactaacctacatactttgacagtagcaaggatcagaactgatcatggaaaagaatttgagaactcatctTTTTTCTTCTTTATGTGATAATAAAGGCATTTTTCAAGAGTTCTCCGCtccaaaaactcctcaacagaatggaattgccgaaagaaaaaaaagaaaattgcaggagatggctagggtgatgatgagctcaaaaaaATATCTCCAAGAGATTTTGGGTAGAAGCATTAAACACAGCTTGCCATATTTATAATcgtgtttatttgagaagtggttCTTCGATGACCTCCTATGAAATCCTCATGGGAAAGATACCAAAtctcaattattttcatatatttggctgtgtgtgttatgttttgaatgataaaaatcacctagcaaaatttgattccaagagTGATAAGTGTTTTTTCCTTGGTTATTCTACTAATAGTCGTGCATATATGATGTATAACCTTAGAACTAGAACAATTATGaaatctattaatgttgtttttgatgatggtGCAGATCTAAAAGAAAAACTGCTGAAGATGATATTGAAGGCTTGCTGGAAATTCCACTTGAATAACACAGTGTTGTTCTAGATGTTACAATACCAAACACAACACTGGTTCCTCCAGAAACTGTTCATAAAGAAAATTCTCAAGATAATGAGAAAATTGAGGTATCTACTGAAAAGGATATTTCAAGCAAGATACAAAAGAATCATCCATCATCACAGATTATTGGAGATGTTCATGAACA
It encodes:
- the LOC140888417 gene encoding uncharacterized protein — translated: MDTPYTSAILPPILDGTNYGPRKLKMSMYIQSIESRAWQRVLDGWTPPMRDDDVPGPKPRAQWTSDENTAAIYNAKALNAMFFSVDMNMFNLIGTCICARDAWEKLQTHCEGSASVKKTRMRLITSKFEKLRMEESETIMKYNGRLKSLENEASVLGDPISNERLVSKVLRSVPKRFHTKVCAIDESKDTSIMSLDELISSLRTYEIELKAKDDSKVQQEVKEYDLEENSIALMSKKFIDYLKVMKEKKDVKCSQPSKFPKLPTSEKPQKPANTRGPRQRYEGNVRDMDTMYMSVPIAFVKINSHGVGSGVATLGRNTVQKSVCFVASNLDNSSDHEEQVADAYTLEGIQKLYEELYCDWIKRNQLNTTLTKENTELKAVVARLEFLMSKKDLELELLNSELERAKTTLAKFNFSSSKLESLLTMVFVKEGSDSLSHPSTASKGKKPIVEKTVPIPKSKQWKRPFEFKQVLSPVLPNIKRNTGRNEPKVKKVWAQKSDVKSFVIYTSLKANIAGNWYFDSGSSRHMTSLKDHLIDYTEHNGERVTYGGGAKERIVGK